The genomic interval TATCACGCCAATCCTGTAAGCAATTATATACAAAGCAGCGCCATACTACTTTTCCATCAAAAGGCTGTAATGCGCGCGCTAAAACATTTGCACCTTCTACATGGCCTCTGCCATATGTGAAAGGTCCAGGTCTTCCCTCGGAATCTGCTTTAACAACAAAACCTCCAAAATCAGGGATATAGCGATAGATTTCTTCCACTTTGTTTGCCCACCATTTTTCTACCTCTTTATCAAGAGGATCAGCTGTTGGAAGATTCCCCAATACGATCGGACTTGCATAATTAATACTCAGATAAGTAGTAATTGCATAAGATCTTAAAATATTTGCTACTTCCTTTACTTTTGGTAAAAACTCTTCTGTAAGTAATTTTGTTTCTACATCCCACACATTGACATTATTAATCGAAATAGCATTAACACCTACAGAAGAAAGAAGACGAGCATAATCTTTTATTCTTGTTAAATCTTTACTGAAATCGTTACCATTAAAAAAGATGGAATTCCCAGAATAACCCCTTTCAATCGAACCGTTCATGTTATCCCATTGATTCATCATTCTCAGCTGATTTTTTGGCGCTTCTAATATTTCTAAGCCAATAAGAGACTCTTCTTTTTGTAAAATTTTTAGAAAGTGAAAAGCTGCATATAATGCCCCTCTATCTGTTTTTCCAATTAAAAGTACCTGTTTATTATCTTCAGTAACTTTTAATAAATAGCCTTCCTCATTTAAATCATCAAATAATCTTGGAGAAATTCCAAATTCGTTTAAGTTAACGCTTTCATATGTACCCAAAATAATAGCATTTTCATTTGTTGTATATGGTTGAACAGCTGAAACTACATCTAACATGGATTTAAGTGCATACTGGAGTTCTTTGACAGCTGAATCAATAATTTCTGTATTTGTTGCCACCGCAATAGTAGAAGTGATGTCACTGTATTGATTTGCATTTTCGATTTTACGATACTGCAACCAACAGTGATAACTATTGGTTACGAATCGTTCATTCCCTTTATCCATCATTTTTTCCATTTGTTTAATCCTCCTATAATTAACCTATTAAGCTTGATTAAAATTCTGTGAAAAATCTATGATAAGAGCCTACTACGTTTAACTAAAATAATCAGGATACGTCTTTTTCAGTTCCTTTTTCTCAAAATTAACTAAGTTTAAATGCATTCCTATTAATTGTTCGGCATCCTTTTCTTTCTTTTCCTTAATAAACTGAAAGATAGATTTATGCTGAGAAACAAGCATATCCCATTCAAGGTTTGATTCTAATCGAAGAGCACGCAACCGATCAAAGTGGCTGTTCATTTGTCTAATCATCTTCCAAGTTCTAAGTTTATTACAACCCTCAAATAACAAGCGATGAAACTGATCATCTAATTCCAATAATTGATGGTAGGATTCATTTTTCAAGCATAATTCCTGCATGGTAATATTGGATTCTAATTTAAATAACTGCTCTTGTTCAAATATTTGGCAAGCTTCTCTCACAACCGCTTTTTCCATATTTTCTCGAATAAATCTAGCTTCTTCCACAAGATCCAAGTCAATTAAAGAAACAATCGTACCAATTTGTGGATAGATACCGAGCAAATCTTCTTGTGAAAGTTTTAAAAATGCTTCTCTTACTGGAGTGCGGCTTACATTTAACTCACTTGCTATTTCTTGCTCCGAAATCTTTTGCCCTGGTTTTAGCTCTAATTCTGTTATTCTATTTTTTAATGTTTCATAAACAAAATCCCGCGTGGAAAGGTTTTCCCTTTTTCTGATTGAAACTATTATACTCACCCTATTTCTTGGTATTCTAATTACACTAGTATGGTAGTTCGTATTTTCATTATAAAAGTTCTTAACTGGAATTTCAATCCTTTTTGTTAGATTAATTGGTTATTTTCGGATTATTTTAATTTTTTCGAATGGAGGGGAAAGCCAACATCATCAAAAAAAAACTCCCTATATAATAGGAAGTTTCTTGTTAGCTTATTTTTGTTTTTTCATATACTCGAGTACTTCTAAATCGATAAAGCCTGTTTTTTGTTCTCTTTCTTCAAAGTTCTCGGTATGAATATAGGTTGTGAGTGCTTCGGGTATTTCTGTGATTTTCTCGTTTAGATACCCCAATCTTTGTAAGTTAGTCGTTAATTCTTCTAACGTACCTCCATCAATCGGAATAACATTCTCTGGCTTTGATGGAGCGAAATATAGTTGCTGTAATTGATAGATGCGGGTTAGTTCTTTAATTGGTTCCTCGTGATCTTCTACACGCAAATCAATATAACGATCATTAAAGCCACCATAGCCTCCTCTATCCTTAACAACAAGCAGAGCTGCTGATTGCTGCCCTCTACTGTCACCACCTGCATTCTGTCCTGCCTGTAATGCTGTAAGTAAGCGTGCAGCCAGGCTTCCTTCTGTTTTTTGAAAAGATTCAGCCATTGCCTTTACTGTATTTTCATCAACTAAAATATTTCCCTGTGCTACAAAATAAGGACCAGTTACTCCTCCAGCCCAGTCATAGCATTCTTTTCCAGTATAGGTTGCAGCATTCCCCTTTGCATCAACAAAGCCAACTTGTCTTTGCTCTCTGCCTGGGTCCTTATCTAATAATGCATGCAATGCTTCTTCTGCTGATTTTCCCTCTTCCATTAAACGTAAGCCTTCTGGACCAAAGGAAGTATTTGCATAAGATTGAGTAGCAACTGCTCCCACTCCTGCTTTTGCCCAAGGTACTACTGCTCCAACGCCAAGAAATTTCGATTGGACAGCGATTCCCCATTCTTTTTCCTGTGGATCATAACCAACAATTGAGAATGTCATGGTTTACCCCCTCTTCCTCTATGCTAAGAAAATTGCCCCATACACAAGGGAACCTGCTATCACATAAGCAGGATGGACTTTTACTTTTTCTAATAAAAGTAAACTTATGATACCAATGAAAACGGTCTGAAAGATTCCGATTCCATTATAAGAATTCTGGAAAAAACTGATCGTCATCATTGCCAGTAAAACCGCAATCACTGGTCTAACTAAGTTTGTCAGTAGATTCACTTTAGGTGAATCTTTAAATTTCATTAACAAACGTAATAGGGCAATCATTAGAATTAAGGACGGGGCAACTGTTGCAAATACACCAATGAATGCGCCAATTACTCCCCCCTCTTGAAACCCTATATAGCCTGCCATTTTCGTAGCAATTGGACCTGGCAAAGCATTTCCCATTGCTAACATTTCACTAAATTCATTTTCCGTTACCCAGCCATATCGATCAACTACTTCTTTTTCCACTAAAGGAATCGAAGCAGGACCACCTCCATAGCCAAGAATTCCCGGAAGAAAAAAAGCCCAAAAGATGTGCCAATAAATCACGAAGCCTTCACCTCTTTAACTTCCTGCTTCGCCTTCTTGCTAAGAAGGGAAACGACAATGACAACGCCAATCACAATCGCAGGATGAATATTCAGAAGAACTAAAAGGATAACACTTACAACTAGTAACCCGATCGTTAGTTTTACACCAAAGCTAGTATTTACTTTCTTTAGAAAGTCTACTGTCAATACACCAAGCATTACCCCAACTACTGGGACAACTGCCTTTGTCATTCCTAGTACCCAAGGCTTATCTTTAAAGGAATTTAAAAAGGTCAGGAGAACAACCATTAATAGAATAGTAGGAACAACTGATGCGATAATGGCGTTTATCATTCCGAAGACTCCCTTTACTTGCCAGCCAATATATCCTGCCATTTTTGTAGCAATCGGACCAGGTAAAGCATTTCCTAATGCTAAAACATCGGAAAACTCATCATCTGTCATCCATTTATATTTATCCACTACTTCTTTTTTTACGAGAGGGATGGAAGATGGACCACCGCCATATCCTAATATCCCCACTCGGAAAAAAGCAAGGAATAAATGCCAATGTGTCATAAAATCAACAACCTTTCTGAAGTCTTACCAGGATGCAATTGCTCCATCTGTTCTTGATTCCGTTCCTCCAATTAATGCACCTGTTTCTTCATCTCGCCAGATGATTTGCCCTCTGCCAAAATGACCAAATTCTGTAGCCGTTTGAATTTCATGGCCGCGTCTAGCAAGTGCTTGAGCGAGATAGTTTGGAAAATGAGGCTCTACTAAAATTTTCTTTCCTTCCGTCCACTGCCATCTTGGTGCATCTAAAGCTGCTTGTGGGTTCAAATGGAAGTCTATTGTATTAGTGACAACTTGGAAATGTCCTTGTGGCTGCATATAACCACCCATTACGCCAAAAGGTCCGACTGGTTTATTATCCTTTGTAAGGAATCCAGGAATAATCGTATGATACGTTCTTTTCCCTGGTTTTAACGCATTGGGATGAGTAGGGTCAAGGGAGAAATCATGGCCACGATTTTGCAAGCCAATCCCTGTTCCTGGAATAACAATCCCAGAACCAAAGCCCATATAGTTACTTTGGATATACGAAATCATATTTCCTTCTTCATCTGCTGCTGCTAAGTAAACCGTTCCTCCCTTAGGAGGGGATAAAGGCTCTGGAGTAATCGCATGTTCACCGATTTTTTCTCTTCTTAAAGCCGCATATTCTTCACTTAATAACTCACTTACCGTATGTGGCATCTCTTTTTCTTCCGTAATGAACGCTTTCCCATCTGTAAATGCTAGCTTCATTGCTTCAATATGTTTGTGGTATGTATCGACAGAATCCTTCTCTGTTAAATCAAAGCCTTTTGCAATATTAAGTGCCATTAACGCCACTAAACCTTGGCCATTTGGCGGAATTTCCCAAACATCATAGCCTTTGTAAGAAACAGAAATTGGTTCTACCCATTCAGGATAATAACGAGCTAAATCTTCTTTATGAAGATAGCCATTATGTTCTTCCATAAACCGGGAAATTTTATCTGCTAGCTCTCCACGGTAAAAGCTTTCTGCATTTGTTTCAGCAATAGAACGCAAAGTTGCTGCATGGCCTTCAGAAGACCACATCTCCCCAATTTTTGGTGCTCTTCCATTTGGTGCAAAGGTATCAAACCAAGGCTTATATTCATCACCGTGAAAAATTTCTTTAAAACGATTATATGCAAGGTTCCAATACTTTCCTAAAGTCGGACTAATTGGATAGCCTTCTTCTGCAAGGCGAATAGCAGGTGCCAACGTTTCTTTTAATGGTAGCTTTCCAAATTTTTCGGAAAGAGCTGCCCAAGCAGATGGAACTCCTGGTACAGTAACAGGGATAACACCATGGGTTGGCATCTTCTCTAAGCCTTTCTCTTTTAACGCATCAATGGAGATAGAACTTGGTGAAGGACCACTTGCGTTTAGTCCATGAAGTTTGTCTTTCACCCATACAAGTGCAAATGCATCTCCACCGATTCCATTAGAGGTTGGTTCTACTACCGTTAATGCTGCTGCTGTTGCAATCGCTGCATCAATCGCATTGCCACCCTTTTGCAAAATTTCCAGACCTGCTTGAGCAGCTAAAGGCTGGGAAGTGGCAACCATTCCTTTTTTGGCAAAAACAGTGTTGCGCTGAGATGGATAAGGATGGTATAAGTAATCTAATTTCATATTAATTCAATTCCTTTCCGACATAATGACAGGCTACAAAATGATTCGTCTCTGCTTCTTTCCACTCCGGTTTCGATTGTTTACATAAGTCAGTTGCAATCGGACAGCGTGTATGGAATGGACAGCCAGATGGCGGGTTCGCAGGATTGGGAATCTCTCCCTGTAAGCGAATTCGTTCACCCTTCGCTCCCATTTTTGGGCGTGGAATCGAGGACAACAACGCTTTTGTGTAGGGATGAAGTGGATTTTCATATAATTTTTCAGAGGAAGCAAGTTCCACTGTATTCCCTAAATACATAACCAATACCCGATCGCAGAAATAGCGAACTACTCCTAAATCATGAGAGATAAATAGATACGTTAATTGGTATTTATCTTTTAAACCCTTCATTAATTTTAAAACCTGTGCTTGAACCGATACGTCTAATGCAGACACTGCCTCATCACAAATAATAAGGGAAGGATTAAGGGCAATCGCACGAGCAATCCCAATACGCTGACGTTGTCCACCACTAAATTCATGGGGATAGCGATCATAATGTTCTTCCTTTAAACCAACTTCTTGTAAAAGTCCTACTACCCTTTGTTTTCTTTCTTCTTTTGATAGATTCGTATGAATAACAAATGCTTCCTCTAATGCATTGCCAATTTTTTGACGAGGATTTAAGGAAGCATATGGATCCTGGAAAATCATCTGCATATCTTTTTTGATTGCTTTTCTTTCTTTATTGGAAAGCGCCTGTGTATCTTGGCTTTGGAAATACACCTTTCCATCGGTTATTTCCTCTAAACCAAGAACGGTTCTGCCGAGTGTGGATTTTCCACATCCAGATTCTCCTACTACGCCAACACTTTCGCCTTCAAAAACTTCTAAACTAACATTTTCAACGGCTTTTACATGCCCCTGAACTCGCTGCAACAATCCGCCTTTAATCGGAAAGTACTTTTTAACCCCTTCTAATTTAAGAAGGGATTGTTTCTCGATTGTCTGCATGTATTTCCACCTCCTCTTGCAACCAGCATTTTACACGATGAGCGGAATGAAGCTCATATTCATTCGGTGATGTTGCCCTACATCTATCTGTAGCAAATGGACAACGCGGATGAAAACGACATCCACTTATTTCTTCATTTAAGTTCGGCAATGAACCTGGAATTGCTTCTAGTTCAAAGGTTGGGTCATCAATATCTGGTACCGAATTTAGAAGGCCTTTTGTGTAAGGATGCTGTGGATTTGTAAATATACTCTCCACATCGCCTTCTTCCACTTTTTCTCCAGCATACATAACCATGACGCGATCAGCGATTTCAGCTACTACTCCCATATCGTGGGTAACCATTATCACACCCATGCCTAGCTCCGTCTTTAAATCATTCATTAAATCTAATATTTGCGCCTGAATCGTTACATCTAAAGCAGTGGTTGGTTCATCTGCAATTAATAATTGCGGACGACAGGATAACGCAATCGCAATCATGACACGTTGTCTCATTCCCCCACTTAATTCATGTGGGTATTGCTTCATTCTTTTTTCAGGATATGGAATTCCTACCTGTTTTAGTAATTCAATTCCTTTGGCATTTGCCTTTTGCTTTGACAGCTGCTGATGAAGCATAAGTGGCTCTCGAAGCTGATACCCTATTGTTAACACCGGATTTAACGCAGTCATCGGTTCCTGGAAAATCATCGAAATATCGCGACCTCTGATGGAACGTAATTGTTCCTTTGTGAGCTTTGATAAATCTGTTCCTTTAAAATCAATTGATGATTCTTTGCTAATATAACCATTGCTCGGAAGAAGCCCCATAAGGGAAAGGGAGGTAATACTTTTCCCACAACCGGATTCTCCGACAATGCATAATGTTTCTCCCTTATCTAAGTCAAAAGAAATTCCTCGTACAGCTGACAGTTCCCCATCAGCTGTACGAAAATTTGTCCGTAAGTCTTTTACAGATAATAGCTTCTTCTCCATATTCAATCCCTACTCTCTGTAAACTTTATATAGTGACCAAGATCCTGTTGGATCAATCTCTAAGCCTTTAACAGATTTATCATAAGCAAGTGTTACTACACCATGGTTCATGACAATCGCAGGAGCATCTTTTACAAGAAATTCATTCGCTTCTTTTAATTTCGCTGCACGAACATCTTGGTCTACATTTTCACGACTTTCTTCTACTAATTTATCAAATTCTTCATTACTATATTTCACCTTATTAGAGGACTCTACATTATCGGAATGGAAGTTTGGATATAATAGTTCGCTTCCATCAGCTGTTGAATTGGACCAGCTTAAGAAGCTCATTTCATAATCCCCAGTACGTGTAGTATCTAGATATGTTGCCCATTCCATTGATTCAATTTTGATTTTGAAGCCTGCCTCTTGTAATTGAGATTGGCTAATTTCTGCCATTTTCATATAATTCGCTCTGTTTGCTACAAGTAATGTATACTCTTTGTCACCAAAGCCATTTTTTTCTACTAATTCTTTTGATTTTTCTAAGTTATATTCGTAACCAACATCATTGCTTGCTTCATCATAACCAAATACTTTTGGCCCGATTACACTATTGCCAGCAACGCCTAAACCGTTAAGTTGTTTAACATAAGCATCTCGATTTAATGCATATGCTACTGCTTGACGAAATTCTAGGTTGTTCATTGGTTCCTTTTGCATATTAAACCCGAACCAGTAAACAGGTGTTCCTTCTTCTTTCTGAATTTCTACATTTTTAAGCCCTTCAACACGAGACAATTGTTCTGTTGGAATAGCATCAATAAACTGAACATCTCCTGCTTGTAACATCGAAATAGCTGTTGTTACTTCAGGAACTACTTTAAATGTAACTTTGTCTAGTTTTGCTTCTCCTTGCCAGTAATCAGGATATTTTTCTAATACAATAGATTCACCTGGTGTCCAGCTTACAAATTTAAATGGACCAGTCCCTACAGGATTTTTCATTAAATCACCATTTTTGTCTGCCTCTGGACTAACAATAGCAGCATTAGAATGAGAAAGTGCTGCAAGCAATGCACCGTATGCATACTTCGTTTTAATTTCTAATGTATACTCATCCTGTACATTGATTGATTCAATTGGTTCAAGCAGTGAAGCACGTGGGGCTGCAGTTGCTGGATCACGGAATTTATCAAATGTATACTTTACTGCTTCTGCATTAAAGTCTGTACCATCTTGGAACTTAATTCCTTCTTTTAACTTGATAATCCATGTTAAATCATCTGGATTTTCATAGGATTCTGCTAAAAGCGGTTCAATTTCCATTGTTTCTGAATTTCGTTTGAACAATGTTTCATACACTTGATCATTTACAGCGGCAGAAACGGAATCATTTGTTAAAATTGGGGATAGTCCTGCAACATCAGAAGTAGTCGCATACGTTAATTCCTGTGGTACATTTCCTCCATTTGAACTGGAACCTCCACTAGAGCTATTTGAACATCCTGCCGCAACAAGCAGCATTAATGCCATCATGGCAAAAACAATCTTTTTCATAAAGTAACTTCCCTTCATCTTATGTATTTATTAATGATTGACTTTCATATTCGGATCGAGCGCATCTCTTAATCCATCTCCTACAACATTAAAAGCAAATACGGTTAGCATAATGGCAATACCAGGAATAATTGTCATATGTGGCGATGACCACATATATGCCTGGCCTTGAGATATCATCGCTCCCCATTCAGGTGTTGGTGGCTGAGCACCTAATCCTAAATAACTTAGAGAAGCAGTGGATAAAATGGCTGTTGCCATCCGCATGGTTGCAAATACGATGATTGGTGCTGTACAGTTTGGCAAAATATGCTTAAACATTATGCGTAAATCGCTTGCTCCCAGTGATTTCATTGCCATCACATATTCTTGTTTTTTAACCGATAAAACGGAACCTCTGACAATCCTCGCACAAGAAGGAATGGACCAAATACTTATTGCAATTGCCACATTTACTAAACTAGTTCCAAGTACTGCAATGATAAGCATTGCAAGTAAAATACCAGGGAAAGAAAATAATAAATCTACTATTCTCATAATAATTCCATCTAATTTACGATAATAGCCTGCAAGTAATCCTAATGTAATACCGCCTACTAAGCCAAGGACAACGGCAATACTACCAACTACAAGAGAAATCCTTGCCCCATAAGCGATTCTGCTCCACATGTCACGTCCATAATTATCGGTACCGAGCCAATGCCCTTCCGTGAACATCGGTAATTCAGTTGCTTCAAGGTTTTGAGTGGCAGGATTATAGCTTGTGATTAACGGTGCCGCTATCGCTATTACTACTTGTAAAATAATGATAATCAACCCAGCGACTGCTAAACGATTTCTAATTAATTTTTTCCAAGTGTCTAATAGAAAGGAATCTTTTTTCGCTTTCTTTACAGCTGGAGATAGTTGCGGATTTGTTACGGTTTCCATTGGTTTCCTCCTTTCCTAATTGTCATAGCTAATTCTTGGATCTACAAAGACATAAATAATATCAACGATTAAGTTTACTAAAACAAAGAGAGAAGCTACCAATAATACGGAGCCTTGCACCATCGGAAAATCTCTTGATGCAATTGCATTAATCATTAATCTCCCAACACCGTTTATCGCAAAAACTTGTTCCGTAATAATCGTTCCCCCTAATAATCCTCCAAAGTTAACGCCAATTACGGTAATGACTGGAATCATCGCATTTTTCATTGCATGAACACCAATAATGGAGCTTTCTTTTACCCCTTTAGCTCTAGCTGTTCGTACATAATCAGCTTGAATCACTTCTAGCATAGAAGAACGACTCATCCGTGCAATCATGGCAGCTGACCCTGTGCCTAATGTAATAGCAGGAAGTATCAATTGCTTCATTCCTTCTATTGACCAAAACGGAGCATCCAACCCTCCAACCGGTAGCATCTGCAGGTTTACAGCGAATACGAGAATTAAGATGGAACCTAACCAAAAGTTAGGAATCGAAATACCACCTAATGAAAATACGGTACTGAATACATCTAGCCATGAATTTTGTTTAAGTGCTGAGATAATACCAGCTACTAATCCGATCACAACTGCGACAATAATACTTGCAATCGCCAAATTCAGTGTATTCGGAAATCTTAGTGCAATCGCTTCTGAAACGGACTGTTTCGTTTGATAGGAATAACCAAGATCGCCCTGTAAGACATTTTTTAAATAGTCCCAATACTGAACAAGAAAAGGCTTATTCAAACCTAGACTTTCTTGAATCGCGGCGATATCAGAATCAGTTGCGGTTGGTCCTGCTATGATTGAAGCTGGATCTCCCGGTGCCATATGCATACTAGCAAAAACTAAGAAAGATATTCCAATAAGTAATAATACAAGCTGAAATAGCCTTCTAATAATCATCGAGATCAACCGTCTCACCTTCCCCTCTTTGTAAAAATAACCAATTTCCACTTTCAAAAGTTAACTAAATCTCTTCATTTAATTAACAAACGAAAGCAAATATTTAATATTCATGATTATAAGACAGTTACAAAAAGAATTCTAGTGATTTTTCAAAAAAATTTAATTATTTTATATATTCAATATTTATGGAATTTAAGAAAACCTTTTCGATTCTCTAGTATTTTGTTTTTCGAAATAATAATATATTTTTCACATAGATGGCTACTGACAATCGAAAAAAGAATGAAATAGAAAAGGATTGAAGCTCTCACGCCTTAATATTCATACACAATTAGTTATTTTTATACATTATAATGCCGAATTTTAGGATTAATTTATAATTGATGTTTTTTTAAAATTTGAAGGAGAAAGGGAAATGCTATTTTAGAAAAATAAATTATTCCATAATTTGGAGTTGGAGATTTTTGAAAAAAATTGTAGAATTTCGTAGAGAAATAGCTAGTTTGATGATTTCATTTCCTTTTTTTGAATAATATTTGTAAACACCCCTGTCAATTTTTTCCTTTTGAACAAGTACGATATCAAACATAATTTGAAAATCGAGTAGGAGGGAGTGATTAACTCCCGACCTCTCACACCACCGTACATACGGTCCCGTATACGGCGGTTCAATAACTTAAGTATCGACGTTCATATAAATAGTTAAGGTCTTTTAGACCCCATTTAATGAGCGTCTTTATTTTAATTGCCGTATGAAGCGTTTCACAGCCCGAAATCCTCCAATAACCCTTTCGGGTATTAGCTACTTTCAAAGCCTCTTCATGTTTGATGCCTAATCTCCTTAGTTGCGCATAACGTGTTTTGACCTTTTTCCATCTTTTCCATATAATCTGTCTTAATCGATGATTCAACCATTGTGCAATATCTTTAATAAACCTCTTCATCAAGCTAATCCCATAGTAATTTATCCAACCAACAGTCGCTTGGTTAATTGCTTTGGCTATTTCCTCAAACTTACCTGGGCGATTTCGTCTGGTTAGGGATTTTAATTTAACTTTAAATCTCTTTTTGGCTGCCTGGTGCGGTCTACAACTAACACCTTTAGAAGTAGAGTGTATGCAAAAACCTAGAAATTTCAATTTTGTTGGACTTCCAATTTGGCTCTTAGTGCTGTTAACCGTCAGTTTCAAATCTTTCTCTAGAAAGTTAGAGATACTTTCTAGTACCCGTTGCCCAGCTCGATTGCTTTTAACATAAACGCAGAAGTCATCCGCAAAGCGCACAAACTTGTGTCCACGTTTCTCTAATTCCTTATCTAGTTGATTTAAGTAGACGTTACTCAATATTGGCGAAAGAACGCCGCCTTGAGGAGCACCAGAATCCGTTGATTTTGTTAGTCCATTTTCAAGGATTCCACTCTTAAGAAATTTCCAAATTAGCTTCAGGACTATATTGTCTTGTATAAATACCTTTAGGTATTCCATCAACTTCTGGTGATTTATGGTGTCGAAGTAACTCTTTAAGTCACAGTCTACAACCACTTTATATCCTTGTTCGTAATAGTTGATGGATTGCTCAATGGCTTGATGTTGGTTTCTGTTGGGTCTAAATCCATAGCTCATTTC from Niallia sp. FSL W8-0635 carries:
- the ltrA gene encoding group II intron reverse transcriptase/maturase → MDLIDRIIDDNNLLRACEKVKANKGAPGIDGMTVYELFGHVSKYHKQLKRKLKDGTYKPLPVKRVEIPKPDGSKRKLGIPCVRDRMVQQAIYQVIGGIIDPHFSEMSYGFRPNRNQHQAIEQSINYYEQGYKVVVDCDLKSYFDTINHQKLMEYLKVFIQDNIVLKLIWKFLKSGILENGLTKSTDSGAPQGGVLSPILSNVYLNQLDKELEKRGHKFVRFADDFCVYVKSNRAGQRVLESISNFLEKDLKLTVNSTKSQIGSPTKLKFLGFCIHSTSKGVSCRPHQAAKKRFKVKLKSLTRRNRPGKFEEIAKAINQATVGWINYYGISLMKRFIKDIAQWLNHRLRQIIWKRWKKVKTRYAQLRRLGIKHEEALKVANTRKGYWRISGCETLHTAIKIKTLIKWGLKDLNYLYERRYLSY
- the nikB gene encoding nickel ABC transporter permease, coding for MISMIIRRLFQLVLLLIGISFLVFASMHMAPGDPASIIAGPTATDSDIAAIQESLGLNKPFLVQYWDYLKNVLQGDLGYSYQTKQSVSEAIALRFPNTLNLAIASIIVAVVIGLVAGIISALKQNSWLDVFSTVFSLGGISIPNFWLGSILILVFAVNLQMLPVGGLDAPFWSIEGMKQLILPAITLGTGSAAMIARMSRSSMLEVIQADYVRTARAKGVKESSIIGVHAMKNAMIPVITVIGVNFGGLLGGTIITEQVFAINGVGRLMINAIASRDFPMVQGSVLLVASLFVLVNLIVDIIYVFVDPRISYDN